The Petropleomorpha daqingensis genome includes a window with the following:
- the prcA gene encoding proteasome subunit alpha — protein sequence MTMPYYASPEQLMRDRSEYARKGISRGRSVAVVTYADGVLFIAENPSSTLHKVGELYDRIGFAAVGRYSEFESLRVAGVRLADVRGYSYNRRDVTGRVIANAYAQTLGEIFTQQTKPYEVELCVAEVGDTPEDDQLFRLTFDGSIVDEPDFVVMGGQADAVTGHLREHFLPGMGLADALKVGVRALSAVSPVTAGAGNGGPSQLTSEQLEVAVLDRRRPKRAFRRVVGAALRGLLGEEGGEPEADDATSTPHAPSTPQPGTPPGLGDPAATDTGGVSEGGGPEGD from the coding sequence ATGACCATGCCGTACTACGCCTCGCCCGAGCAGCTCATGCGCGACCGCTCGGAGTACGCCCGCAAGGGCATCTCCCGCGGCCGCAGCGTCGCCGTCGTCACCTACGCCGACGGCGTGCTGTTCATCGCCGAGAACCCCAGCTCCACGCTGCACAAGGTCGGCGAGCTCTACGACCGGATCGGCTTCGCCGCCGTCGGTCGCTACAGCGAGTTCGAGAGCCTGCGGGTGGCCGGCGTCCGGCTGGCCGACGTCCGCGGCTACTCCTACAACCGCCGCGACGTCACCGGCCGGGTGATCGCCAACGCCTACGCGCAGACCCTCGGCGAGATCTTCACCCAGCAGACCAAGCCCTACGAGGTGGAGCTCTGCGTCGCCGAGGTCGGCGACACCCCCGAGGACGACCAGCTGTTCCGGCTCACCTTCGACGGGTCGATCGTCGACGAGCCGGACTTCGTGGTCATGGGCGGGCAGGCCGACGCCGTCACCGGCCACCTGCGCGAGCACTTCCTGCCCGGCATGGGGCTGGCCGACGCGCTCAAGGTCGGCGTCCGGGCGCTGTCGGCGGTCAGCCCGGTGACGGCCGGCGCGGGCAACGGCGGGCCGAGCCAGCTCACCTCCGAGCAGCTGGAGGTCGCCGTCCTCGACCGGCGCCGGCCCAAGCGGGCCTTCCGCCGCGTCGTCGGTGCCGCGCTGCGCGGCCTGCTGGGGGAGGAGGGCGGCGAGCCCGAGGCCGACGACGCCACCTCGACCCCGCACGCCCCGAGCACGCCGCAGCCGGGCACCCCGCCGGGCCTCGGCGACCCCGCGGCGACCGACACCGGCGGAGTCAGCGAGGGCGGCGGCCCCGAGGGCGACTGA
- the prcB gene encoding proteasome subunit beta, with amino-acid sequence MSDSSTGRNGFPSAYLDRMGSSFTDFLATTAPDLLPGRRPVPQMPVGDITPHGTTIVAVTYEGGVLMGGDRRATMGNLISQRDIEKVYPADSYSVIGIAGAAGIAIEMVKLYQVELEHYEKIEGITLSLDGKANRLAQMIRGNLGAALQGLAVVPLFAGFDLDAAEGATPGRIFSYDVTGGNYEERGYSGVGSGSLFAKNSLKKTWRPGLDADAAVRSLVTALYDAADDDSATGGPDPVRRLYPIVYRVDAEGSVRLSDTEVAAVADAITAERAENEGQG; translated from the coding sequence GTGAGCGACTCGTCAACGGGCAGGAACGGTTTCCCGTCCGCCTATCTGGACCGCATGGGGTCCTCGTTCACCGACTTCCTGGCGACGACCGCCCCTGACCTGCTCCCGGGCCGCCGGCCGGTGCCGCAGATGCCGGTCGGTGACATCACCCCGCACGGCACCACGATCGTCGCGGTCACCTACGAAGGCGGCGTGCTCATGGGCGGCGACCGCCGCGCCACCATGGGCAACCTGATCTCCCAGCGCGACATCGAGAAGGTCTACCCGGCCGACTCCTACAGCGTCATCGGCATCGCCGGCGCCGCGGGCATCGCCATCGAGATGGTGAAGCTCTACCAGGTCGAGCTCGAGCACTACGAGAAGATCGAGGGCATCACGCTGTCCCTCGACGGCAAGGCCAACCGGCTGGCGCAGATGATCCGCGGCAACCTCGGCGCCGCCCTGCAGGGCCTCGCCGTCGTCCCGCTGTTCGCCGGCTTCGACCTCGACGCCGCCGAGGGCGCCACCCCGGGCCGGATCTTCAGCTACGACGTCACCGGCGGGAACTACGAGGAGCGCGGCTACTCCGGCGTCGGCTCGGGAAGCCTGTTCGCCAAGAACTCGCTCAAGAAGACCTGGCGGCCGGGCCTGGACGCCGACGCCGCCGTCCGCTCCCTGGTCACCGCGCTCTACGACGCCGCCGACGACGACTCGGCCACCGGCGGCCCCGATCCCGTGCGCAGGCTCTACCCGATCGTCTACCGGGTTGACGCCGAGGGCTCCGTGCGGCTGTCCGACACCGAGGTCGCCGCCGTCGCCGACGCGATCACCGCCGAGCGCGCCGAGAACGAGGGGCAGGGCTGA
- a CDS encoding endonuclease VII domain-containing protein yields MEDFVRNSGLPSGYAPYCKPCHNARGKLSRDKVGGSRTYHLKRRYGITAEDADAMLAEQDGLCAICGVAPAAHVDHDHVTGAVRQLLCFNCNGGLGQFKDDPELLHRAAYYVALHTARQQVAAELAADRTAFTADRPGEPPTEPRRPPSARPGGRTRSSRKSAAEEA; encoded by the coding sequence TTGGAGGACTTCGTCCGCAACTCAGGTCTGCCGTCGGGGTATGCCCCGTACTGCAAGCCGTGCCACAACGCCCGCGGCAAGCTTTCGAGAGACAAGGTGGGTGGATCTCGCACCTATCACTTGAAGCGCCGCTACGGGATCACGGCTGAAGACGCCGATGCCATGCTCGCGGAGCAAGACGGCCTCTGCGCGATCTGCGGCGTGGCACCGGCAGCGCATGTTGATCACGACCACGTGACCGGCGCCGTGAGGCAGCTGCTGTGCTTCAACTGCAACGGCGGCCTCGGCCAGTTCAAGGACGATCCGGAACTGCTACACAGGGCGGCGTACTACGTCGCCCTTCACACCGCGAGACAGCAGGTCGCGGCCGAACTGGCGGCCGACCGCACAGCTTTCACGGCCGACCGTCCGGGGGAGCCGCCGACCGAGCCGAGGCGTCCCCCGTCCGCTCGGCCCGGCGGGCGGACGCGCAGTTCTCGCAAGTCAGCGGCTGAAGAGGCCTGA
- a CDS encoding ubiquitin-like protein Pup: MATRDTGGQQRATRTREETDEVDASVDTDVAERHKEMTEDIDSILDEIDEVLEENSEEFVRSYVQKGGE, translated from the coding sequence ATGGCCACGAGGGACACCGGCGGGCAGCAGCGGGCGACGCGGACGCGCGAGGAGACCGACGAGGTCGACGCCTCCGTCGACACCGACGTCGCCGAGCGTCACAAGGAAATGACCGAAGACATCGATTCCATCCTCGACGAAATTGACGAGGTATTGGAAGAGAATTCCGAGGAATTTGTTAGGAGTTACGTACAAAAAGGGGGAGAATAG
- the dop gene encoding depupylase/deamidase Dop, translated as MSVRRVMGTEVEYGISVPGQPTANPTTLSSQVVNAWAVAEAPTPRRPRWDFEEESPLRDARGFDLSPAQALDHTDLDEDSGMANVILTNGARLYVDHAHPEYSTPEVTNPRDVVLWDKAGEQVMAEAARRAARIPGTQPIQLYKNNTDGKGASYGAHENYLMDRRTPFIDIIRGLVPFFVTRQVFAGSGRVGIGTEGRTHGFQLSQRADFFEVEVGLETTLKRPIINTRDEPHADADKYRRLHVIIGDANLAELSTYLKVGTTSLVLAMIEARALTEHIALEEPVAELQAVSHDPSLTHQVRLRDGRRMTALELQWRYLEQAQKFVDQNGEVDEQTADVLARWAEVLEDLGEDPMRCADRLDWPAKLRLLEGYRRRDGVDWSSSQLHLVDLQYSDVRPEKGLYHRLVARGAMQRLLTDEEVTRAMTAPPTDTRAYFRGECLRRYPGQVAAASWDSVVFDLGRENLVRIPTMEPLRGTRDHVGQLFESTSTAQELVDTITGG; from the coding sequence ATGAGCGTGCGTCGGGTGATGGGCACTGAGGTGGAGTACGGCATCTCGGTGCCCGGTCAGCCGACCGCGAACCCGACGACGCTGTCGAGCCAGGTCGTGAACGCCTGGGCGGTGGCCGAGGCGCCGACGCCGCGCCGTCCCCGGTGGGACTTCGAGGAGGAGTCGCCGCTGCGCGATGCGCGCGGGTTCGACCTCTCGCCCGCGCAGGCGCTGGACCACACCGACCTCGACGAGGACTCGGGGATGGCCAACGTCATCCTCACCAACGGTGCCCGGCTCTACGTCGACCACGCGCACCCGGAGTACTCGACGCCGGAGGTCACCAACCCGCGCGACGTCGTCCTGTGGGACAAGGCGGGGGAGCAGGTGATGGCCGAGGCGGCCCGGCGGGCCGCACGGATCCCCGGGACCCAGCCGATCCAGCTGTACAAGAACAACACCGACGGCAAGGGCGCCTCGTACGGGGCGCACGAGAACTACCTGATGGACCGGCGGACGCCCTTCATCGACATCATCCGCGGGCTGGTGCCGTTCTTCGTGACCCGGCAGGTGTTCGCCGGCTCCGGGCGGGTGGGCATCGGCACCGAGGGGCGCACGCACGGCTTCCAGCTCTCGCAGCGCGCGGACTTCTTCGAGGTCGAGGTCGGCCTGGAGACGACGCTCAAGAGGCCGATCATCAACACCCGCGACGAGCCGCACGCCGACGCGGACAAGTACCGCCGGCTGCACGTGATCATCGGCGACGCCAACCTCGCCGAGCTGTCGACCTACCTCAAGGTCGGGACGACGTCGCTCGTCCTGGCGATGATCGAGGCGCGGGCGCTCACAGAGCACATCGCGCTGGAGGAGCCGGTCGCCGAGCTGCAGGCGGTCAGCCACGACCCGTCGCTGACCCACCAGGTCCGGCTGCGCGACGGGCGGCGGATGACGGCGCTGGAGCTGCAGTGGCGCTACCTGGAGCAGGCGCAGAAGTTCGTCGACCAGAACGGCGAGGTCGACGAGCAGACCGCCGACGTGCTGGCGCGCTGGGCGGAGGTGCTGGAGGACCTGGGGGAGGACCCGATGCGCTGCGCCGACCGGCTGGACTGGCCGGCGAAGCTGCGGCTGCTGGAGGGCTACCGGCGGCGGGACGGCGTCGACTGGAGCTCCTCGCAGCTGCACCTGGTCGACCTGCAGTACTCCGACGTGCGCCCGGAGAAGGGGCTGTACCACCGGCTGGTGGCGCGCGGGGCGATGCAGCGGCTGCTCACCGACGAGGAGGTCACGCGGGCGATGACGGCGCCGCCGACCGACACGCGGGCGTACTTCCGCGGCGAGTGCCTGCGCCGCTACCCGGGCCAGGTGGCCGCGGCGTCCTGGGACTCGGTGGTGTTCGACCTGGGCCGGGAGAACCTGGTGCGGATCCCGACCATGGAGCCGCTGCGGGGCACGCGCGACCACGTCGGGCAGCTGTTCGAGTCGACCTCGACGGCGCAGGAACTGGTGGACACCATCACGGGTGGGTGA
- a CDS encoding septum formation family protein: MARWVVGLVALAAGVLVAGCATTVVGEASPASRSGGDAVAEPEIGTCRLITEDQTDDPRNPPEAVDCAQEHNAETAEVDDTGLGEDDAYPTEADLEVEDGIVAGALEDVCTFDLLTQYLGGDDLDEPYAFFAPYLPTEAEWAAGARWVRCDVFYGYFRPETTPGPLAGALAGADAAAYRSCYFGTPITWDVGPCSKPHDAEPIGASADVPDGTPYPADQAARQALATQCADDAGAYLGRSVSSDYLVDVYVGSAADWQSGPIAECVLVPAAGGRTSTSARD, encoded by the coding sequence ATGGCCCGGTGGGTCGTGGGGCTCGTCGCGCTGGCCGCCGGTGTGCTGGTGGCCGGCTGCGCGACGACCGTGGTCGGGGAGGCGAGCCCGGCGTCGCGGTCGGGCGGCGATGCGGTCGCCGAGCCCGAGATCGGCACCTGCCGGCTCATCACCGAGGACCAGACCGACGACCCGCGCAACCCACCCGAGGCGGTGGACTGCGCGCAGGAGCACAACGCCGAGACGGCCGAGGTCGACGACACCGGGCTGGGCGAGGACGACGCGTACCCCACCGAGGCCGATCTGGAGGTCGAGGACGGCATCGTCGCCGGCGCCCTGGAGGACGTCTGCACTTTCGACCTGCTGACGCAGTACCTCGGCGGCGACGACCTCGACGAGCCGTACGCGTTCTTCGCGCCGTACCTCCCCACCGAGGCGGAGTGGGCGGCCGGCGCCCGCTGGGTGCGCTGCGACGTCTTCTACGGTTACTTCCGCCCGGAGACGACGCCCGGGCCGCTGGCCGGCGCGCTGGCCGGCGCCGACGCGGCGGCCTACCGCTCCTGCTACTTCGGCACCCCGATCACGTGGGACGTCGGTCCGTGCTCGAAGCCGCACGACGCCGAGCCGATCGGCGCCTCGGCCGACGTCCCCGACGGCACGCCCTACCCGGCCGACCAGGCGGCCCGGCAGGCGCTGGCCACGCAGTGCGCCGACGACGCGGGGGCCTACCTCGGCCGGTCCGTGTCGTCGGACTACCTCGTCGACGTCTACGTGGGCAGCGCCGCGGACTGGCAGAGCGGTCCTATCGCCGAGTGCGTGCTCGTCCCCGCCGCGGGTGGGCGGACGTCGACCAGCGCCCGGGACTGA